A single Sphingobium sp. JS3065 DNA region contains:
- a CDS encoding conjugal transfer protein TraF, producing the protein MAQVTSSEAMQAEDHEDGFYCRERRLGQWFYCTRPKVPERPSLVPQASAAERMAAISRELDELKARAILEPTQENVIAYVRFQREQLDRASTFSDTWQRALWQNPDLDYTLQRPVNTVGKRAWLDNRKADRDTVLTNLGQRYGLFYFYAQSCGACEIFGPILRSVADSHGMTVMAVSMDGGPNRDFPNYVVDSGQRARMGVAGNQTPALVLFDTATRRTIPVGFGLLSAEEIMDRIFMLTNTKVGSDF; encoded by the coding sequence ATGGCACAGGTTACGTCTTCCGAAGCCATGCAGGCTGAGGATCACGAAGACGGCTTTTACTGTCGCGAGCGGCGACTGGGACAGTGGTTCTATTGCACCAGGCCCAAGGTTCCCGAGCGCCCTTCTTTGGTTCCGCAGGCCAGCGCCGCGGAACGAATGGCGGCCATCAGCCGGGAGCTCGATGAGCTGAAGGCCAGGGCGATACTGGAACCGACGCAAGAGAATGTCATCGCCTATGTGCGTTTCCAGCGCGAACAACTCGACCGAGCATCGACATTCTCCGATACATGGCAACGGGCGCTGTGGCAGAATCCGGATCTCGACTACACGCTTCAGCGCCCTGTGAATACCGTGGGCAAGCGGGCCTGGCTCGACAATCGCAAAGCCGATCGCGATACTGTTCTGACCAATCTCGGGCAGCGCTACGGTCTGTTCTATTTTTATGCGCAAAGCTGCGGGGCCTGCGAGATTTTCGGGCCCATACTCCGTTCGGTTGCCGATAGTCATGGGATGACCGTGATGGCCGTTTCCATGGATGGTGGCCCGAACCGGGACTTTCCCAATTATGTGGTGGATTCAGGGCAGCGCGCCCGCATGGGTGTTGCCGGCAACCAGACGCCCGCGCTGGTGCTGTTCGACACCGCCACCAGGCGCACCATCCCTGTAGGTTTCGGTCTCCTCTCCGCTGAGGAGATAATGGATCGGATCTTCATGTTGACCAACACGAAGGTAGGGAGCGACTTCTAA
- a CDS encoding conjugal transfer protein TraH: MVVAVHLALVGVADANVASEMNNFFSEAGGAANVTGPSSFQGQSAGYYSLGNVWTRFPQKSVAPFNLQLPGARAGCGGIDLFSGSFSFINASEIVAMLKATANNALGFAFKLAIDSVSPEIGKVMDEFSQKAQLLNQMNISSCETAQALVGGLWPTMDTTRATICEAVGNSQGVFSDWAASRQGCNNGGSRDSTIAGNADAAMTDQLVGENHNYTWEALKKSAKFGAFDQDFSEYIMTLVGTIITRPSADASIGGNVIMYGPAEEAVVTALLDGTENGPAIKVLKCNDPNCYDVGETTLAIPSSAALRPRIRQMIRDMSIKARTNGTLTSAEKQLLNMATIPLYKIVTVQAFAHNALTDGEIEALSEMVAVDMLNAMLDNMLDRVEQARVHYQTADQATAEQWKAQIAATRQKFGAREVKLSNKLQLTYQVINRSIFLESTLQNSMSPGMSAALNFSRGLSAQGLQ; the protein is encoded by the coding sequence ATGGTTGTCGCCGTTCACCTGGCGCTCGTTGGCGTGGCAGATGCAAATGTTGCTTCGGAAATGAACAATTTCTTCAGCGAGGCGGGCGGCGCGGCCAATGTGACGGGGCCTTCGTCGTTCCAGGGTCAGTCAGCTGGCTATTATTCGCTCGGGAATGTCTGGACGCGCTTCCCTCAAAAGAGCGTTGCTCCCTTCAATCTTCAGCTTCCCGGCGCGCGAGCCGGCTGCGGCGGCATAGACCTGTTCAGTGGGAGCTTCTCCTTCATCAATGCTTCCGAGATCGTGGCGATGCTCAAGGCTACGGCCAACAACGCGCTCGGCTTCGCCTTCAAGCTGGCCATCGATTCGGTTTCCCCCGAGATTGGCAAGGTCATGGACGAGTTCAGCCAGAAGGCGCAGCTCCTCAACCAGATGAATATCTCGAGCTGCGAGACGGCCCAGGCTCTTGTTGGCGGCCTTTGGCCAACCATGGACACGACCCGCGCCACGATCTGCGAGGCGGTTGGCAATTCCCAGGGCGTATTTTCCGACTGGGCTGCATCCCGCCAGGGTTGCAATAATGGTGGAAGCCGCGACAGCACGATCGCCGGCAATGCTGACGCTGCGATGACGGATCAGCTCGTAGGCGAGAATCACAACTACACCTGGGAAGCATTGAAGAAATCAGCCAAGTTCGGCGCCTTTGACCAGGATTTTTCCGAATATATCATGACGTTGGTGGGGACTATCATCACCCGGCCATCCGCCGATGCCAGCATAGGCGGGAATGTGATCATGTATGGGCCAGCCGAGGAGGCGGTTGTCACCGCGCTCCTCGACGGCACCGAAAATGGGCCCGCGATCAAGGTGCTCAAATGCAATGATCCAAATTGCTACGATGTGGGCGAGACCACGCTCGCCATCCCTTCTTCCGCGGCTCTCCGTCCCCGGATCAGGCAAATGATCAGGGACATGAGCATCAAGGCTCGCACAAACGGGACCCTGACATCGGCGGAGAAGCAACTGCTCAATATGGCGACTATCCCGCTCTACAAGATCGTCACGGTGCAGGCTTTCGCTCACAACGCGCTGACCGATGGCGAGATAGAGGCCTTGTCCGAGATGGTGGCTGTGGACATGTTGAACGCGATGCTGGACAATATGCTCGATCGTGTCGAGCAGGCCAGGGTTCACTATCAGACCGCGGACCAGGCAACCGCAGAGCAATGGAAGGCACAGATTGCGGCCACCCGGCAAAAGTTCGGCGCCCGGGAAGTCAAGCTCAGCAACAAGCTGCAATTGACCTATCAGGTTATCAATCGAAGCATATTCCTTGAATCGACATTGCAGAACAGCATGTCGCCGGGCATGTCCGCTGCGCTCAATTTCTCACGCGGCCTCAGCGCCCAGGGACTCCAGTAG
- a CDS encoding conjugal transfer protein TraG N-terminal domain-containing protein — translation MLEVFTVGGGEYLVNMFNAVAAWTGGGGYRSMIRVIMVMGLIYSLFVVAFTLNYKAWLNWFIQATGIYICLMAPTVDVKVTDRINPGLAAATVANVPLGLGVLASFTTQIGDYLTRTAETVFVMPAELNYSRNGLVYGARLFDAARHFNIQDAEFSANLDHYMKQCVFGDIMLYQKSLTDLAKATNLWAAIGSTAESRSQEWLERSGGTVAAYIVTCRDAYAMLDAQWASMIDANSKLWGLEVYPKLSESIAQAKLRNDVPIANQAFTQSTDGFAETMRQNTAIHAFMRARNNMSGSTIDAFAQTRADIQARNTYNSIAQQAMTWVPILNIVLTVVFFAMFPVIFPLFLMPQTGVSALKGYATGFFYLAAWGPLYVILHMICMTRAEAAAAGVAKGGVTLGTYAGIDAVNAETATIAGFMLMSVPFLAAGLARGAMSIAGQSMSMLAPAQNAAEAAALEETTGNYAYGNVSWANQTSNMRQSDQWNTAPAYQTGSSAFSVRQANGTIVSSFGNGQEVIDTSHAISRLGFVPTASTGFVSEMREQAHQAHRQAQVYRAAANDILTNTHTDRSSSGMSSERSSGWDSSSGRSANSSMEEFDRQSGSSSSGIDQRSSTGFGQSESRGRDWSQSWIEQVGSSINGQLGLGGKGGAGALGSGISGSIGFSGNQQDNLSQGSRESRSHEETSSAYSGVRDEHSTGNNISMSDGTYEKDGVFSRASIASSSFQGREEALSRARSYQESAEKLEELSQQLSRDASYAETHGMQLSENLSQDLAQWYRRQQMDNPGLDAPELWATDLTDHQRMARDSMISRWMGEKQDSIRANVQNGLHEPALVDVPHRSVGDADDVRKTYHPQGISGLPREPDIGNPDAASAFIEQGKKALATDKSVAAVVRAGHIEAGAELQDNVNHETGRKFFQSGLPDD, via the coding sequence GTGCTGGAGGTCTTCACGGTTGGCGGTGGCGAATATCTCGTCAACATGTTCAACGCCGTGGCTGCCTGGACCGGGGGCGGCGGCTATCGCTCCATGATCCGCGTGATCATGGTGATGGGCCTTATCTATTCGCTGTTCGTGGTGGCTTTCACGCTCAACTACAAGGCGTGGCTCAACTGGTTCATCCAGGCCACCGGCATCTACATTTGCCTGATGGCCCCGACAGTGGACGTCAAGGTGACGGACCGGATCAATCCGGGGCTCGCGGCGGCGACGGTCGCCAACGTCCCGCTCGGGCTTGGGGTTCTTGCCAGCTTTACGACCCAGATCGGGGATTATCTGACGCGAACGGCCGAGACGGTCTTTGTGATGCCGGCCGAGCTCAATTACAGCCGGAACGGCCTGGTATATGGCGCGCGCCTGTTCGATGCGGCACGCCATTTCAATATTCAGGACGCCGAATTTTCTGCCAATCTTGATCACTATATGAAGCAATGCGTCTTTGGCGATATCATGCTCTATCAAAAGTCCCTGACCGATCTTGCGAAGGCGACAAATCTTTGGGCGGCCATTGGCTCGACCGCTGAATCGCGGTCGCAGGAATGGCTCGAACGCAGCGGCGGGACGGTCGCGGCCTATATCGTGACGTGCCGGGATGCCTATGCGATGCTTGATGCACAATGGGCTTCTATGATCGATGCAAATTCGAAGCTATGGGGTCTGGAAGTCTATCCCAAGCTCAGTGAATCGATCGCCCAGGCCAAGCTTCGCAACGACGTGCCGATCGCGAACCAGGCCTTCACGCAATCGACGGACGGTTTTGCCGAGACGATGCGGCAGAACACCGCCATTCATGCATTCATGCGGGCTCGCAACAATATGAGCGGCAGCACCATTGATGCGTTCGCACAAACCCGCGCGGACATACAGGCCCGCAACACCTATAACAGTATCGCGCAACAGGCGATGACATGGGTGCCGATCCTGAACATCGTACTGACGGTTGTTTTCTTCGCCATGTTTCCGGTCATCTTTCCGCTTTTCCTGATGCCCCAGACGGGTGTCTCCGCGCTCAAGGGTTATGCGACGGGATTCTTCTATCTTGCAGCCTGGGGACCGCTCTATGTCATTTTGCACATGATCTGCATGACGCGCGCCGAGGCCGCCGCGGCAGGGGTGGCCAAGGGCGGCGTCACATTGGGGACCTATGCCGGCATCGATGCGGTGAACGCAGAGACGGCGACCATCGCCGGCTTCATGCTGATGAGCGTGCCCTTCCTTGCCGCAGGCCTGGCGCGCGGCGCGATGTCCATCGCGGGCCAGTCCATGTCCATGCTGGCGCCAGCGCAAAATGCGGCAGAGGCTGCCGCACTGGAAGAGACGACTGGCAACTACGCCTATGGCAATGTCAGTTGGGCAAACCAGACGTCGAACATGCGTCAAAGCGATCAGTGGAACACGGCGCCCGCCTACCAGACGGGAAGCTCGGCGTTCAGCGTTCGCCAGGCCAATGGCACAATTGTATCGAGCTTTGGCAACGGGCAGGAGGTGATCGACACCTCCCATGCGATTTCCCGCCTTGGCTTCGTGCCGACGGCGAGCACCGGGTTCGTGTCCGAGATGCGGGAGCAGGCCCATCAAGCCCATCGCCAGGCCCAGGTCTATCGTGCGGCGGCCAATGATATTCTCACCAACACGCATACGGATCGTAGTTCATCCGGCATGTCGTCCGAGCGCAGCTCGGGATGGGACAGCAGCTCTGGCCGGAGTGCGAACAGCTCAATGGAGGAATTCGACCGGCAATCAGGAAGCAGTTCATCGGGTATCGACCAGAGAAGCTCGACGGGCTTTGGACAATCTGAAAGCCGTGGGCGGGATTGGTCACAATCGTGGATCGAACAGGTGGGCAGCTCAATCAACGGTCAACTGGGCTTGGGAGGAAAGGGCGGTGCTGGCGCATTGGGGTCCGGGATAAGTGGAAGCATCGGATTTTCTGGCAATCAGCAGGATAACCTGAGCCAGGGCTCCAGAGAATCGCGGTCCCATGAGGAAACCAGCAGCGCCTACAGCGGCGTTCGGGACGAGCATTCAACCGGTAACAATATTTCGATGTCTGATGGCACTTATGAGAAGGATGGAGTGTTCAGCCGCGCTTCTATCGCGTCGTCTTCCTTCCAGGGGCGGGAAGAGGCGCTCTCCCGTGCCCGTTCCTATCAGGAATCGGCGGAAAAGCTGGAAGAGCTGTCGCAGCAGCTTTCTCGAGACGCAAGCTATGCCGAAACCCACGGGATGCAGTTGAGCGAGAATCTCAGCCAGGATCTGGCCCAGTGGTACCGCAGGCAGCAAATGGATAACCCAGGCCTTGATGCTCCCGAACTATGGGCGACGGATCTGACCGATCATCAGCGCATGGCGCGAGATAGCATGATCAGCCGCTGGATGGGTGAGAAGCAGGACTCGATCCGCGCGAACGTGCAGAACGGCTTGCATGAACCCGCTCTTGTCGATGTGCCTCATCGTTCTGTTGGGGATGCCGACGATGTTAGGAAAACATATCATCCCCAAGGCATCTCGGGTTTGCCAAGGGAGCCGGACATTGGCAATCCTGATGCTGCATCCGCATTCATCGAGCAAGGAAAGAAGGCCTTGGCGACGGACAAATCTGTCGCTGCGGTCGTGAGAGCTGGGCACATCGAGGCAGGCGCAGAATTACAAGATAATGTGAACCACGAGACGGGCCGAAAATTCTTCCAGTCTGGCTTACCGGACGATTGA
- a CDS encoding AAA family ATPase gives MDMASAQQLIGLVKSHAEGDSDRFFDLAMQLSAAEEQKGHKRLAETLRQWANAGQTPPASHKPNLTPIAAPRGDLAEFLFASYPSERLNSVILPTRIEEELAHIVVETRMREKLEEKGLKPRRRILLSGPPGTGKTMSAHSLAGELQFPLFSVMLHGLITKYMGETAQKLKLVFDAIKSTRGVYLFDEIDALAAARGDGNDVGEARRVLNSFLQFLDEDTGPSIVVATTNLAEILDRAVLRRFDLVLSYELPDAASIRQALERRLIGFSHARLSWKKVTDCAIGLSTADVVAAAEDAARRAVLSDRNSITTVDLVNSLERRRSLQGLGRSANATESTSLSPEGSRKAAPLSRKGRGQRQSAQ, from the coding sequence ATGGACATGGCATCAGCGCAGCAGCTCATAGGTCTCGTAAAGAGCCACGCGGAGGGGGATTCCGATCGCTTCTTCGATCTGGCGATGCAGCTGTCGGCTGCGGAGGAGCAGAAGGGCCACAAGCGCCTGGCCGAGACGCTTCGACAGTGGGCTAATGCCGGACAGACGCCACCAGCCTCGCACAAGCCGAACCTCACGCCGATCGCAGCTCCGCGCGGTGATCTCGCCGAGTTTCTGTTCGCCTCCTATCCCAGCGAGCGCCTGAACAGCGTCATCCTGCCAACGCGCATCGAGGAAGAGCTCGCCCACATCGTCGTCGAGACCCGCATGCGCGAGAAGCTCGAGGAAAAGGGCCTCAAGCCGCGGCGGCGGATCCTGCTTTCCGGGCCTCCGGGCACGGGAAAGACAATGAGCGCGCACAGTCTCGCCGGGGAGCTCCAGTTCCCGCTCTTTTCGGTGATGCTGCATGGCCTCATCACCAAATATATGGGCGAGACTGCCCAGAAGCTGAAGCTTGTGTTCGATGCCATCAAATCGACACGCGGCGTCTATCTCTTCGACGAGATAGACGCTCTTGCTGCAGCGCGCGGCGACGGTAATGACGTCGGCGAGGCGCGCCGGGTCCTGAACTCGTTCCTCCAGTTCCTTGACGAGGACACCGGCCCTTCAATCGTCGTCGCCACGACCAATCTCGCCGAGATCCTGGATCGAGCGGTCCTGCGACGGTTCGATCTCGTGCTCTCCTACGAGTTGCCCGATGCAGCGTCGATCCGTCAGGCTCTCGAGCGTCGCCTCATAGGCTTTTCCCACGCGCGGCTGTCTTGGAAAAAGGTTACGGATTGCGCGATCGGCCTGTCGACGGCCGACGTCGTGGCTGCCGCAGAGGATGCGGCCCGTCGCGCGGTTCTGAGCGATCGCAACAGCATAACGACCGTCGATCTGGTGAACTCGCTGGAGCGTCGTCGATCGCTGCAGGGGCTGGGAAGAAGCGCGAATGCCACGGAATCTACGTCACTTTCTCCTGAAGGATCTCGGAAAGCCGCACCCCTTTCGCGCAAAGGGCGGGGGCAGCGGCAAAGCGCCCAGTGA
- a CDS encoding S8 family peptidase — translation MPRNLRHFLLKDLGKPHPFRAKGGGSGKAPSDVLDRSGHAQALLQAIDQLPAIATDGLPGVYLEVKGRPGEPLAKDSLGSSGIALLRTGAEVINGNATETATVFATAKGVQNLRKKIEKFETEDTPAKEEDGKIIPGRPRNANLVQSLAAITEAGLRALWRGPQDKFPANAGATHWEIWLEPSEAEAFIAQAGAYHVEIGADRLHFPEDVVVIGRGTRDHIALAVRRLGAVRALAAPAVTADLFDAMDVPEQAAWVQDLIQRTTFSGAVNGGYVTLLDTGISRAHPLTAPVLAAQDRHAADPAWGLDDVKGHGTQLAGLALFGDLTLNLQSTMPVTVSHRLESVKLIPDAGANPHHLLGVVTRRAINIVEQTVRRRTFTMAVTTDEDTPHDGAPTSWSTEVDQLAAGVSGARTDPRLMLISAGNTNNFTFTAGHYLDRCDHPDNELESPAQAWNAISVGAYTEKTMLPPAEGLNSVAAFGDLSPSSRTASWTSTWPLKPDIVLEGGNWAAGAAPPPLRHGWLSLLTTHHAYPQRSFSFTHDTSAATAIAAKQITELWSEYPQLWPETIRALYVASARWTPQMRSHLPAHSNKGSYARLFQRYGYGVPDLARAHRSASNALTLIVQDVIIPYGLSEKTGGDVHKEMRLFSLPWPVEELRKLGNANITLRVALSSFVAPNPAEASRGSRYRYASHNLRFKLNRAGENAQQFMARISKAVEPAGPQVDEDDLWEFGSVRRDVGSLHIDQLTCKASDLARRHLLAVHPVAGWWKSKTILKDGEKVARFALVVEIDTQGIEADLYTEVQTAVAVLNATQAIII, via the coding sequence ATGCCACGGAATCTACGTCACTTTCTCCTGAAGGATCTCGGAAAGCCGCACCCCTTTCGCGCAAAGGGCGGGGGCAGCGGCAAAGCGCCCAGTGACGTCCTTGATCGTAGCGGTCACGCGCAGGCTCTCCTGCAGGCGATCGATCAGCTTCCTGCCATAGCGACGGACGGCCTTCCCGGGGTCTATCTGGAAGTCAAAGGCCGACCGGGCGAGCCACTCGCCAAGGATAGTCTGGGATCAAGCGGTATCGCGCTATTGCGCACCGGGGCTGAAGTCATCAACGGAAACGCTACAGAAACCGCCACCGTTTTCGCCACCGCCAAGGGCGTGCAGAATCTTCGCAAGAAGATCGAGAAATTCGAGACCGAAGACACGCCGGCTAAGGAAGAAGACGGCAAAATCATCCCCGGCCGTCCTAGGAACGCCAATCTCGTTCAGAGCCTGGCGGCTATCACCGAAGCGGGTCTGCGAGCGCTTTGGCGTGGCCCGCAGGACAAATTCCCCGCGAACGCTGGTGCGACGCACTGGGAAATCTGGCTCGAACCCAGCGAGGCAGAAGCCTTTATCGCCCAGGCCGGCGCATATCATGTCGAGATCGGGGCCGATCGCCTGCACTTTCCCGAAGACGTCGTCGTCATCGGCCGCGGGACACGGGACCATATTGCACTCGCCGTAAGACGTCTTGGTGCCGTGCGGGCCCTCGCGGCGCCTGCGGTGACCGCCGATCTGTTCGATGCCATGGACGTGCCCGAACAAGCGGCCTGGGTTCAGGATCTCATCCAGCGCACCACCTTTTCGGGCGCCGTCAATGGCGGATATGTCACCCTTCTCGATACTGGCATCAGCCGCGCCCATCCGTTGACCGCGCCGGTCCTCGCCGCGCAGGACCGCCACGCCGCAGACCCGGCCTGGGGGCTGGACGACGTCAAGGGGCACGGCACCCAGCTTGCCGGTCTCGCATTGTTCGGTGATCTGACGCTCAATCTCCAGTCGACGATGCCGGTCACCGTCTCGCATCGCCTGGAGTCCGTGAAGCTAATCCCTGACGCCGGCGCAAATCCGCATCATCTGCTGGGCGTCGTCACGCGAAGGGCGATCAATATCGTCGAACAGACGGTTCGCCGCCGGACTTTTACCATGGCGGTCACGACCGACGAGGACACGCCGCATGATGGCGCCCCGACGTCCTGGTCAACAGAAGTCGATCAGCTCGCTGCGGGCGTATCGGGGGCCCGCACAGATCCTCGGCTGATGCTGATCTCTGCGGGCAACACCAACAATTTCACGTTCACGGCGGGTCATTATCTCGACAGGTGCGATCATCCCGACAATGAACTGGAGTCGCCGGCGCAGGCCTGGAACGCCATCAGCGTGGGAGCCTATACCGAGAAGACGATGCTTCCGCCGGCCGAGGGCCTCAACAGCGTTGCGGCTTTCGGCGACCTGTCGCCCAGCTCTCGAACCGCATCCTGGACTTCGACCTGGCCGCTCAAGCCCGATATCGTGCTCGAGGGCGGAAACTGGGCTGCTGGCGCGGCGCCTCCACCGCTGCGGCATGGCTGGCTGTCTCTTCTCACAACCCATCATGCCTATCCGCAACGCTCGTTCAGCTTCACCCACGACACGAGCGCAGCGACGGCTATCGCCGCGAAGCAAATCACTGAACTCTGGTCGGAGTATCCGCAGCTCTGGCCCGAAACTATCCGGGCGCTGTATGTCGCATCCGCACGGTGGACGCCGCAGATGCGGTCGCACCTACCTGCTCATTCGAACAAGGGAAGCTATGCCCGGCTGTTTCAGCGCTATGGCTATGGCGTTCCCGATCTGGCACGCGCCCATCGGAGCGCGTCCAACGCTCTGACCCTGATCGTTCAGGACGTCATCATTCCCTATGGCCTTTCCGAGAAGACCGGCGGTGACGTCCACAAGGAGATGCGACTCTTCTCGTTGCCATGGCCGGTTGAGGAGCTGCGCAAGCTCGGCAACGCGAACATAACCCTGCGTGTTGCCCTTAGCTCCTTTGTCGCACCAAATCCGGCGGAGGCATCGCGTGGCTCGCGATACCGCTACGCATCGCATAATCTTCGGTTCAAGCTGAACCGTGCCGGAGAGAATGCGCAGCAGTTCATGGCGCGCATCAGCAAAGCCGTCGAACCTGCCGGCCCCCAGGTCGATGAAGACGATCTGTGGGAGTTCGGGAGTGTGAGACGCGACGTCGGCTCACTCCATATTGACCAGTTGACCTGCAAGGCCTCGGACCTTGCCCGTCGCCATCTGCTTGCCGTTCACCCCGTAGCGGGCTGGTGGAAATCCAAGACGATCCTGAAAGATGGAGAGAAAGTCGCCCGGTTCGCCCTTGTCGTCGAGATCGACACCCAGGGCATCGAGGCAGATCTTTATACCGAGGTGCAAACCGCAGTGGCTGTCCTCAACGCGACGCAAGCAATCATTATCTGA
- a CDS encoding Hsp70 family protein, with product MTSPARSIGIDFGTTNSVVALGDADGGARLVDYPTFGNAGPIFRSALCFWEDNGVPGSIAREAGPWAIAEFLDFPQGSRFLQSFKSVAASKAFEHATIFEKRLRFEELGHIFLERLRAHAADELKMLPERVVVGRPVRYAGQRPDNMLARQRYDLMFAALEREVHYVYEPLGAAFSFAAHLIEPATLLVADFGGGTSDFSIVRIEAPGTPQRCVPLGSAGIGIAGDRFDYRIMDKLVLPMLGKGGTYASMGKTLEIAAGHFADFGDWARLALMHNRRAIAELQKLKRAATDPAAIGRMIAVVENELGYSLYDAVGQLKRTLSIEEHAHFHFDSDGVRVEADVSRTDFEQWIAPDLDRIGATVDEALAKAGLSARGIDHVFLTGGSSLIPAVRRLFEARFPDNRIAAGNELTSIAHGLALIGQETNIGEWAAHSEE from the coding sequence ATGACTTCCCCAGCTCGTTCGATTGGCATCGACTTTGGGACCACCAATTCGGTTGTGGCACTTGGCGACGCGGATGGTGGGGCAAGGTTGGTCGATTACCCCACATTCGGCAATGCCGGTCCCATCTTCCGTTCAGCCCTTTGTTTCTGGGAAGATAACGGCGTGCCCGGCAGCATTGCGAGGGAGGCGGGGCCATGGGCGATCGCCGAGTTTCTGGATTTCCCGCAGGGCAGCCGCTTTCTGCAATCCTTCAAATCCGTCGCCGCCAGCAAGGCATTCGAGCATGCCACCATCTTCGAAAAGCGACTCCGCTTCGAAGAATTGGGCCATATCTTCCTCGAACGGTTGCGGGCACATGCGGCCGATGAACTGAAGATGCTGCCAGAGCGCGTCGTCGTTGGGCGTCCGGTTCGCTATGCGGGGCAGCGACCGGACAATATGCTGGCCCGCCAGCGCTACGATCTCATGTTCGCGGCGCTCGAGCGGGAAGTGCATTATGTTTATGAGCCATTGGGCGCGGCGTTCAGCTTCGCCGCGCACCTGATAGAACCCGCGACCTTGCTGGTCGCCGACTTTGGAGGCGGGACGAGCGATTTTTCCATCGTGCGGATCGAAGCGCCAGGGACGCCGCAACGCTGCGTCCCGCTTGGGTCGGCCGGCATCGGCATAGCCGGCGATCGCTTCGACTATCGCATCATGGACAAGCTGGTTCTCCCCATGTTGGGGAAAGGCGGCACCTATGCGTCCATGGGCAAGACGCTGGAGATAGCAGCGGGCCATTTCGCCGATTTTGGCGACTGGGCGCGCCTTGCGCTGATGCACAATCGCCGCGCCATCGCTGAATTGCAGAAGCTGAAGCGAGCCGCGACCGATCCCGCGGCGATAGGTCGCATGATCGCCGTCGTGGAAAATGAGCTTGGTTACTCCCTCTATGACGCGGTCGGGCAGTTGAAGCGGACGCTCTCCATTGAAGAGCATGCGCATTTCCACTTTGACAGCGACGGCGTGCGTGTGGAGGCGGATGTCAGCCGCACCGATTTTGAACAGTGGATCGCTCCGGATCTCGACCGCATCGGCGCGACAGTGGACGAGGCGCTTGCTAAAGCTGGTCTTTCAGCCAGAGGGATAGATCATGTCTTCCTTACCGGCGGTTCCTCGCTAATCCCTGCGGTGCGACGCCTGTTTGAAGCGCGTTTCCCGGATAACCGCATCGCGGCGGGCAATGAACTGACATCGATCGCCCATGGGCTGGCGCTGATCGGTCAGGAAACCAACATCGGCGAATGGGCTGCGCACAGTGAGGAGTGA
- a CDS encoding PaaI family thioesterase, with product MNREYPQPQLDLDGLSAFLEAAFPPEARPSLGSVVEIAPGRVRMLLDPTPAMARPGNIVSGPSLMALADVAAYAVIATHHGPEPMAVTHGLSISFLRACQFKPIYADARLLKLGRRLSTVDVRIWQGSEDRLVAQATVGYAQP from the coding sequence ATGAACAGAGAATATCCTCAACCCCAGCTCGATCTTGACGGCCTGTCTGCATTTCTCGAAGCAGCCTTTCCGCCCGAAGCGCGCCCCAGTCTGGGTTCGGTAGTGGAAATCGCTCCCGGACGTGTGCGAATGCTCCTCGATCCGACCCCTGCTATGGCGAGACCCGGTAATATTGTATCCGGCCCATCGCTCATGGCTCTGGCCGACGTGGCAGCCTATGCCGTGATTGCGACGCACCACGGGCCTGAGCCGATGGCAGTAACGCATGGCCTTTCGATCTCCTTCCTCCGCGCCTGTCAATTCAAACCCATCTATGCCGACGCCCGCCTTTTAAAACTCGGGCGCAGGCTATCCACAGTGGATGTCCGGATCTGGCAAGGAAGCGAGGATCGTCTCGTGGCGCAAGCGACGGTCGGGTATGCGCAACCATAG